A single genomic interval of Bacillus spongiae harbors:
- the sph gene encoding sphingomyelin phosphodiesterase, with protein sequence MKKWLIAMCFVFSTMSFIPSNVSYANEQYPNDFKLLQHNVYLLPTYITSWGQAERAKLIGEADYMKDQDAIILNELFDNSASEVLLSKLKEEYPNQTPVSGRSKSGWDETLGYYSNFVPEDGGVAIVSKWPIVEKVQYVYENGCGADYFANKGFVYAKIQKNNQFYHIIGTHAQADDTGCGSGEDAEIRESQFQEIRDFVDGKNIPLDEVVFIGGDFNVIKNNDKEYASMLNTLNVAQPDEFAGHSSSWDPETNSILAYEYPDFGPQHLDYIFVEKDHAQPSHWINETLNVKSPTWTAVLNQYNEYSDHYPIAGYVK encoded by the coding sequence ATGAAAAAATGGTTAATAGCAATGTGTTTTGTGTTCTCGACAATGAGTTTTATTCCAAGCAATGTTTCCTATGCAAATGAACAGTATCCGAATGATTTCAAGTTACTTCAGCACAATGTTTATTTACTACCTACATATATTACAAGCTGGGGGCAAGCAGAACGTGCAAAACTTATTGGGGAAGCGGATTATATGAAAGATCAAGATGCCATCATTCTTAATGAATTATTTGATAATTCGGCTTCAGAAGTATTACTTTCCAAGCTTAAAGAAGAATATCCAAACCAAACACCGGTTTCTGGTAGAAGCAAAAGTGGTTGGGATGAAACGCTTGGCTACTATTCGAATTTTGTTCCTGAAGATGGCGGTGTAGCCATTGTAAGTAAGTGGCCTATTGTAGAGAAGGTTCAGTACGTTTATGAAAATGGATGTGGAGCGGATTACTTTGCAAATAAAGGCTTTGTCTATGCAAAAATTCAAAAAAACAATCAATTTTATCATATTATCGGAACGCATGCTCAAGCAGATGATACTGGCTGTGGAAGTGGAGAAGATGCAGAAATTCGTGAATCACAATTTCAAGAAATAAGAGACTTTGTAGACGGAAAAAATATTCCTTTGGATGAAGTTGTGTTCATTGGAGGAGATTTCAATGTTATAAAGAATAATGACAAAGAATACGCTTCAATGCTAAACACATTAAATGTAGCACAACCAGATGAATTCGCTGGACATTCTTCATCTTGGGATCCTGAAACAAACAGTATTCTTGCTTATGAATACCCAGATTTTGGTCCCCAACATTTAGACTATATTTTTGTTGAAAAAGATCATGCTCAACCATCTCATTGGATTAACGAAACATTGAATGTCAAATCTCCGACATGGACAGCCGTGCTTAATCAATATAACGAATATTCCGATCATTATCCTATCGCAGGGTATGTAAAGTAG
- a CDS encoding IucA/IucC family protein — translation MKDDQLTLEKLDHDEREILLYLEREKTFLLDHFKNHIEKGRNGILHRFISSIIRENMMNQKDNMIKIYQEGGMWKADSSIPKSILEHLSSIDSYNSYQELALMFFKNNNSFLIIPINKEYAFGRVEICGPVTLLFKDGNRKFISHPSEILDLLLKEGWPGNPDIIEMFKRDLSNSSANLAYAYAMQSWKQTLYQGSLLEAAEKQECSYSLMEQSVIEGHPCHPGAKMRKGLTPSENFQYSAEFQNPITMAFIALHKTLASTATLKEEWNELLFLHDPRLKTTFEKTLKQYGKDTKDYYICPIHPWQLEKTIPNMFSTELKSKKLIEIPHKESLYYAGMSFRTLFPIHRAGLQPHYKLTTNVHLTGEVRTLSEQTIHNGPLMSKILSQIFTKDSLVDQKTFIPINELGGLHFLDQLDSEINQTERSENLACVVRENLYHNINKDEIPIVGSALLTSNSAEEPSVIVELIERYNKTNQFDTIEESVYSFFNQYVKNLIDGVIALLVKYGIGLEGHLQNTVAVFHPNGTPVKILIRDWEGIRVHKERITKAGYQLSSFHPKSRILTSSLQSVRNKVFYSVIQNHLGELALQLSKEISEVKEDLLWKIVKERLESIFSRIESEGTTVEQVKEDRKAFYTKKVDYKAVTTMRMLGEAHNYTYAKVSNPLSL, via the coding sequence ATGAAGGATGATCAACTGACTTTAGAAAAGCTTGATCATGATGAAAGAGAGATTCTTCTCTATTTAGAGAGGGAAAAAACATTTTTATTAGATCATTTCAAAAACCATATAGAAAAAGGAAGAAACGGTATTTTACACCGTTTTATTTCGTCTATTATTCGTGAAAATATGATGAATCAAAAAGACAATATGATAAAAATATATCAAGAGGGAGGCATGTGGAAAGCTGATTCTTCTATACCTAAATCCATTTTGGAACACCTATCAAGTATTGATTCCTATAATTCCTATCAAGAACTTGCTTTGATGTTCTTTAAAAACAATAATAGCTTCCTTATTATTCCTATTAATAAGGAATATGCCTTTGGGAGAGTTGAAATTTGCGGCCCAGTGACACTTTTATTTAAAGATGGAAACAGGAAATTCATTTCTCATCCTTCAGAAATACTTGATTTACTATTAAAAGAAGGATGGCCTGGAAATCCTGACATAATTGAAATGTTTAAAAGGGATCTGTCGAATAGCTCAGCAAATTTGGCTTATGCATACGCTATGCAAAGCTGGAAACAAACTTTATACCAAGGTTCATTACTAGAGGCTGCGGAAAAACAGGAATGCTCCTACTCTTTAATGGAACAATCTGTCATTGAGGGGCATCCTTGTCATCCAGGAGCAAAAATGAGGAAAGGACTTACTCCTAGTGAAAACTTCCAATATTCAGCTGAATTTCAAAATCCAATAACAATGGCTTTTATTGCTTTGCATAAAACACTTGCTTCGACTGCTACCTTAAAGGAGGAGTGGAACGAATTACTTTTCTTACATGACCCAAGGCTTAAAACAACATTTGAAAAAACGTTAAAACAATATGGAAAAGATACTAAAGATTATTACATATGCCCTATTCACCCTTGGCAGTTGGAAAAAACGATACCGAATATGTTTTCTACAGAATTAAAATCAAAAAAACTCATTGAAATTCCTCATAAGGAATCACTATATTATGCAGGTATGTCATTTAGAACGCTTTTTCCTATCCATCGAGCAGGGCTTCAACCACACTATAAATTAACAACAAATGTTCATTTAACAGGCGAAGTACGTACATTATCGGAACAAACAATACATAATGGGCCACTTATGAGTAAAATCTTATCCCAAATTTTTACTAAAGACAGCTTAGTTGATCAAAAAACCTTTATCCCTATTAACGAATTAGGTGGATTACATTTTCTTGACCAATTAGATAGCGAGATTAATCAGACAGAACGAAGTGAAAATCTAGCCTGTGTTGTCAGAGAAAACCTCTACCATAATATCAATAAGGATGAAATTCCTATCGTTGGTTCAGCTCTCCTCACTTCTAATTCAGCTGAGGAACCAAGCGTGATTGTTGAACTAATTGAACGATATAATAAAACCAATCAGTTTGACACTATCGAGGAATCTGTCTATTCTTTCTTTAATCAATATGTAAAAAATCTAATTGATGGGGTTATAGCCTTACTTGTTAAATATGGGATAGGGTTAGAGGGCCATTTGCAAAATACTGTAGCTGTATTCCACCCAAACGGTACTCCAGTAAAAATTCTTATTCGTGATTGGGAGGGAATTCGTGTCCATAAAGAGCGAATAACAAAAGCTGGCTACCAATTGTCTAGCTTTCATCCTAAATCTCGCATTTTAACATCTAGTCTACAATCCGTTCGCAATAAAGTATTTTATTCTGTTATTCAAAACCATCTAGGAGAACTGGCTCTTCAATTATCAAAAGAGATTAGTGAGGTTAAGGAAGATTTGCTCTGGAAAATTGTGAAGGAAAGACTTGAAAGTATCTTTAGTCGAATAGAAAGTGAAGGAACCACTGTAGAGCAGGTCAAAGAGGATCGAAAAGCTTTTTATACAAAAAAAGTGGACTATAAAGCCGTAACTACAATGAGAATGTTGGGAGAGGCGCATAACTACACGTATGCAAAAGTCTCAAATCCTTTATCACTATAA
- a CDS encoding MFS transporter, with amino-acid sequence MAKSFFSSSFFLFLGNWIGIITLNWYVFEQFQNPIYLGWINFARLVPILVLSVYAGKMCDVYSPSFLIKVSNSFSFILTFILTLSVCLVDQLPIWAIIGYAGLRGCISAFETPVRNAALPDMTNNGNKSKVVSYYSLVINICRSIGPAVAGILLGNGFVILSFALQTFCYFFSFLLSLFITIPAKGGLVAKKKVYAFKDVKEYFSMDHTGRELFKSSLIAMVFGFSYTTVLPVLTDFHFPGEAEMFGIAMTIAAMGAIVATLTLPIVLNHVKEDFMCYVSLCFFSISILSVLIPIREILFLSLFSIGLFGQWTRSSNRIYFQNNVPDEKRGRILSVILLDRGLIPLGALLVSFLTSWIGIQLTFVVMGIGTFMSTINWKMFDKSKKKVTQLVNR; translated from the coding sequence ATCGCTAAGTCGTTTTTTAGTAGCTCATTTTTTCTGTTCTTAGGCAATTGGATTGGTATTATTACTTTAAATTGGTATGTGTTTGAACAATTTCAAAACCCTATATATCTAGGGTGGATAAATTTCGCCAGGTTAGTCCCTATTTTAGTTTTAAGTGTTTATGCCGGCAAGATGTGCGACGTTTATTCTCCTTCTTTCTTAATCAAAGTATCAAATAGTTTTTCATTCATTTTAACTTTTATATTGACACTTTCCGTGTGTCTGGTCGATCAACTTCCGATTTGGGCCATTATCGGATATGCGGGGTTAAGAGGCTGTATAAGTGCTTTTGAAACGCCAGTTCGAAATGCCGCTCTACCAGACATGACAAATAACGGAAATAAAAGCAAAGTAGTATCATATTATTCTCTTGTTATTAATATATGTCGATCAATAGGGCCAGCGGTAGCGGGAATATTACTTGGAAACGGTTTTGTTATACTCTCCTTCGCCCTTCAGACTTTTTGTTACTTCTTTTCATTCCTTCTTAGTTTATTTATTACAATTCCAGCTAAGGGAGGACTGGTAGCGAAGAAAAAAGTATATGCATTTAAGGACGTAAAGGAATATTTTTCAATGGATCATACGGGTAGAGAGTTATTCAAGTCCTCCCTAATAGCCATGGTATTCGGCTTTTCGTATACAACCGTCCTCCCTGTTTTGACAGACTTTCACTTTCCTGGTGAAGCAGAGATGTTTGGAATAGCTATGACAATAGCTGCGATGGGAGCGATTGTAGCTACGTTGACTTTGCCAATAGTGCTTAACCATGTTAAGGAAGACTTTATGTGTTATGTGAGTCTATGCTTCTTTTCTATAAGTATCTTGAGTGTGCTCATTCCAATTAGGGAAATCTTATTTTTATCATTGTTTTCAATTGGATTATTCGGACAGTGGACTCGTTCTTCCAATCGGATTTATTTTCAAAATAACGTTCCAGATGAAAAAAGAGGAAGAATACTAAGTGTCATACTGTTAGACCGAGGATTGATACCGTTAGGAGCATTGTTGGTAAGCTTTCTTACAAGCTGGATAGGCATTCAATTAACTTTTGTTGTAATGGGGATTGGGACTTTCATGTCTACAATCAATTGGAAGATGTTCGATAAATCTAAAAAGAAGGTGACACAACTTGTTAATCGATAA
- a CDS encoding IucA/IucC family protein: MLIDKFNNELKANAGIMSRLANSIVREELLGKNLRLYKEDELVHKPPYSKYHSYYVVEGEMNRSLLYLPVIRVGAFKRIEFSHEFYSFIDNEWTVMTELSTFVDVLTNQFNLPITKELKNELINSRDNLASSYEALITKQRWVLQKNHSVFREKPSSWLQWVEWMKKNHQFDELSFSESMVVEGHPLHPSTKAKIGLTDEEVKRYAPEFEQDIPLLFVLVKRKYVTETMAKSWGGQSLFDLLPGLEEVSKEIQPSAEILENYVPFIVHPWQYEKILSEFFVQELLEHDIVPLPYTLLSKATLSFRTMNLLEFNFHVKLPVRVQATSATRTVSPQITVDGPRLSDLFDEIKESGELNNLIVLKEQYGAFFNSSADDKDMTKGRNLAYVMREDPRQYINEEDTAFVAASLTAENPYTGEPIFIELMKNHFGERDITSDMAAQYLKDYANCLISPLMLLIQNYGIALEGHMQNTIVCINNNRVKRVIIRDLGGIRVHQETVQSQFPTFHLESSSLMTEDMKEVIRKFHHAVIQNHIGDIIFVLCKYIPLDETILWRAIREVMEASLNKESSNFSLIHNELFAEKVETKSLLSMRIQQQAKEYIYTSFSNPLLKEKDKDANLSTYAN; this comes from the coding sequence TTGTTAATCGATAAATTTAATAATGAATTAAAAGCAAATGCCGGAATTATGAGTAGGCTGGCAAATAGTATTGTAAGGGAAGAGCTGCTTGGAAAAAATCTTAGGCTGTACAAAGAGGATGAACTAGTGCATAAGCCTCCCTATTCAAAGTATCATTCCTATTATGTTGTGGAAGGTGAAATGAATAGAAGTCTTCTTTATTTACCTGTAATAAGAGTTGGGGCATTTAAAAGAATAGAGTTTTCACATGAGTTTTATTCTTTCATTGATAATGAGTGGACCGTTATGACAGAGCTTTCAACCTTTGTAGATGTACTTACGAATCAATTTAATTTACCCATCACAAAGGAGTTAAAGAATGAACTAATTAATAGCCGAGATAATTTGGCAAGCTCCTATGAAGCACTTATTACAAAACAGAGATGGGTATTGCAAAAGAATCATTCAGTATTTAGAGAGAAGCCATCATCTTGGCTTCAATGGGTAGAATGGATGAAAAAGAATCACCAATTTGATGAACTGTCTTTTTCGGAAAGCATGGTCGTTGAGGGGCATCCGTTACATCCCTCAACGAAAGCGAAAATCGGGTTAACAGATGAAGAGGTAAAGCGATACGCTCCTGAATTTGAACAAGATATTCCTTTGTTATTCGTACTAGTGAAAAGAAAATATGTAACAGAAACAATGGCGAAATCTTGGGGGGGCCAGTCGCTTTTTGATCTTCTCCCAGGGCTTGAAGAGGTAAGCAAGGAAATTCAACCATCAGCGGAGATATTAGAGAATTATGTCCCTTTTATCGTTCACCCATGGCAATACGAAAAAATCTTATCCGAGTTTTTTGTACAGGAATTATTGGAGCATGATATCGTTCCTCTACCATATACATTATTATCTAAAGCAACACTTTCGTTTCGAACAATGAATTTACTTGAATTTAACTTTCACGTCAAACTTCCGGTACGTGTGCAGGCTACAAGTGCAACTAGAACGGTGTCGCCTCAGATTACAGTAGACGGTCCTAGATTATCCGACTTATTTGATGAAATCAAAGAAAGTGGGGAGCTAAATAATCTAATTGTCTTAAAGGAACAATATGGTGCTTTTTTCAACTCTAGTGCAGATGATAAAGATATGACGAAGGGAAGAAATTTGGCGTATGTTATGCGTGAAGATCCAAGGCAATATATTAATGAAGAAGATACTGCTTTTGTAGCAGCAAGTTTAACGGCAGAAAACCCTTATACAGGAGAGCCCATATTTATTGAACTGATGAAAAATCATTTTGGAGAAAGGGATATAACATCTGATATGGCAGCGCAATATTTGAAGGATTACGCCAACTGTTTGATCTCTCCGTTAATGTTGCTTATTCAAAATTATGGGATTGCGCTTGAAGGTCATATGCAAAATACCATTGTTTGCATTAATAATAATCGGGTTAAACGAGTGATTATTCGGGATTTAGGTGGAATTAGGGTTCATCAGGAAACCGTACAATCCCAATTTCCAACCTTCCATTTAGAAAGTTCTAGCTTAATGACTGAAGATATGAAGGAAGTGATTCGAAAATTCCATCATGCCGTCATCCAAAATCATATTGGTGATATCATATTTGTTCTATGTAAATATATCCCTCTTGATGAAACAATACTCTGGCGAGCCATTAGAGAAGTGATGGAAGCTTCTTTGAACAAAGAGTCTTCTAATTTTTCACTCATTCATAACGAGTTGTTTGCAGAAAAGGTTGAAACGAAATCCTTATTATCCATGCGGATTCAACAACAAGCAAAAGAATATATTTACACAAGTTTTAGCAATCCTTTATTAAAGGAGAAAGACAAAGATGCAAACTTATCCACTTATGCAAATTAA
- a CDS encoding alanine racemase, whose translation MQTYPLMQINLSKIEHNAALIVKKCKEQNINPYLVTKGISADLHIFKTFIAAGYRQFADSRLHNIQKMKKAYPNGEYMMLRIPGKSEVELIVEVCDISLNSEWETIYLLDKAANKMRRKHRIILMVELGDLREGIYPNAVLEMIEKIDCLEAVELEGIGTNFGCFGGVFPSEESIHILTELVRKIERRRGKRIRIVSGGNSSTLPFIYAKKSLGRINQLRIGESIYLGVSTIDGSPIKGLYQDAFQLQAEIVEIHVKPMVSKRLQTISKIWKRNVDVEDMRLKAIVSLGTQDVEFRDIKPVNPLIKIIGGSSDHLILDISKAKPMQIGEKIVFTLSYKGMMRCMTSPYVGKRYWYDRILDRRLGETRKNSYKG comes from the coding sequence ATGCAAACTTATCCACTTATGCAAATTAATTTATCTAAAATTGAGCATAATGCAGCTTTAATTGTAAAAAAATGCAAGGAACAAAATATCAATCCTTATCTAGTAACAAAAGGAATTTCTGCAGATCTCCATATTTTTAAAACATTCATTGCGGCTGGATATCGACAATTTGCAGATTCACGTCTTCATAACATTCAAAAAATGAAGAAAGCTTACCCGAACGGGGAATATATGATGTTACGAATTCCAGGGAAAAGTGAAGTAGAACTAATTGTTGAGGTCTGTGATATCAGTTTGAATTCCGAATGGGAAACCATTTATTTGCTAGACAAAGCAGCTAATAAAATGAGGAGAAAGCATCGGATTATACTTATGGTGGAACTCGGTGATTTAAGAGAAGGTATTTATCCTAATGCTGTTTTAGAAATGATCGAAAAAATTGACTGCCTCGAAGCGGTGGAATTAGAAGGAATTGGAACGAATTTTGGCTGTTTTGGCGGGGTTTTTCCAAGTGAAGAATCAATTCATATCTTAACCGAGCTTGTTCGCAAAATTGAAAGGAGACGAGGAAAGCGTATACGTATTGTATCTGGTGGAAATTCAAGTACTTTACCGTTCATTTACGCTAAGAAATCACTTGGTAGAATCAATCAGTTACGCATAGGCGAGTCAATTTATTTGGGGGTAAGTACAATTGATGGCAGCCCGATTAAAGGCCTTTATCAAGATGCTTTCCAGCTACAAGCAGAAATCGTTGAGATTCATGTGAAACCAATGGTATCAAAACGGTTACAGACTATCAGTAAAATATGGAAACGGAATGTTGATGTGGAGGATATGCGTCTAAAAGCCATTGTCTCATTAGGGACACAAGATGTTGAGTTTCGTGATATTAAGCCGGTGAATCCCTTAATTAAAATTATTGGAGGAAGTAGTGACCATCTTATACTAGATATTTCGAAAGCAAAACCGATGCAAATAGGGGAAAAAATAGTCTTCACCCTTTCATATAAGGGAATGATGCGATGCATGACTTCACCATATGTTGGCAAGCGGTATTGGTATGACCGAATTTTAGATAGGCGATTAGGTGAGACGCGAAAAAATAGCTATAAGGGGTAG
- a CDS encoding ABC transporter substrate-binding protein, with product MLGRQYIVSLLSIFLISILILAGCGAQSTQEGKTAEEKENTEKIMIQHELGETEISGKPEKVVVLEYSFVDALASLGVTPVGIADDGKKENIITSISDQIEEYTSVGTRKQPNLEVIHSLKPDLIIADLKRHKGIYEDLQAISPTIVLPSLDGNYEDNIEAFPVIAKALGMSDEAEVRLKDHHNQIEELRAMIPSDEGRSVLPAVVTSNGFFGHSDKSYVGSLFTDLGFTHAITEEDAKGLQEYLDSPYLKMNLEQLVEFNPDILFLMKSEDNTIEEEWEENPLWENISAVKNNQVYEVDRNTWAKFRGLISSELIGKDAVNHLYEGITVE from the coding sequence ATGTTGGGTAGACAATATATAGTTAGCTTACTATCAATATTTTTAATTAGTATTTTGATCTTAGCAGGGTGCGGAGCTCAAAGTACACAAGAAGGAAAAACAGCTGAGGAGAAGGAAAACACGGAGAAAATCATGATACAGCATGAATTAGGAGAAACAGAGATTTCAGGTAAACCTGAAAAAGTGGTTGTACTTGAATATTCTTTTGTTGATGCTCTTGCATCGTTAGGTGTCACACCTGTTGGTATTGCGGATGATGGAAAAAAAGAAAATATTATCACGTCCATATCTGATCAAATTGAAGAGTATACATCTGTGGGGACTAGAAAACAACCAAATTTGGAAGTAATTCATTCCTTAAAACCAGATTTAATTATTGCAGATTTAAAACGACATAAAGGTATTTACGAAGATCTTCAAGCAATTTCGCCTACGATTGTCCTTCCTAGTTTAGATGGAAACTACGAAGATAATATTGAGGCATTTCCTGTAATCGCTAAGGCGTTAGGTATGTCAGATGAAGCAGAGGTACGTTTAAAAGACCATCATAATCAAATTGAAGAATTAAGAGCTATGATTCCTTCTGATGAAGGCCGTTCTGTTCTTCCTGCAGTAGTTACTAGTAATGGATTCTTTGGTCACTCAGACAAATCTTATGTAGGGAGCTTATTTACTGATTTAGGTTTTACACATGCTATTACGGAAGAAGATGCTAAAGGCTTACAAGAATATTTGGATTCGCCATATTTAAAAATGAATTTAGAGCAACTAGTTGAATTTAATCCAGATATTCTCTTTTTAATGAAATCAGAGGATAACACAATCGAAGAAGAATGGGAAGAAAATCCTTTATGGGAAAATATTTCGGCGGTAAAAAATAATCAAGTCTATGAAGTGGATCGCAATACATGGGCTAAGTTTAGAGGGTTAATTTCATCTGAGTTAATAGGGAAAGATGCCGTTAATCATTTATATGAAGGAATTACAGTAGAATAA
- a CDS encoding iron ABC transporter permease: MQKSIDKRKGRILLFVVGFILLLISMTASVSVGASSITFSEVIQSLLNNGHSKEEMIIRSIRLPRAILGALIGANLAIAGALMQALTRNPLASPQIFGVNAGASLLVVAFIIFFPNIQPSSLVYAAFIGSALGGGIVYTMASIGGNLSPVRLALAGMSIHLFFSSITEGLIYFNEQSTETVLYWLAGSIDGSQWADVTIILPWTLTGIIMAIIFSRSTTIFNLGEDIAKGLGQKIGFIRVVLGSTVVLLAGASVAVAGPIGFIGLMIPHIVRRFVGVDYRYIIPFSALFGAILLVSADVLSRFISYPFESPVGIVTALMGAPFFLYLARKGGKAS; encoded by the coding sequence ATCCAAAAATCAATAGATAAACGAAAAGGTCGGATATTATTATTTGTTGTAGGATTCATCTTATTACTAATTAGTATGACTGCTAGTGTTTCAGTTGGGGCATCAAGTATTACCTTTAGTGAGGTAATACAGTCACTATTAAACAATGGTCATTCAAAGGAAGAAATGATAATCCGTTCGATACGTCTACCAAGAGCCATTTTAGGGGCTTTAATTGGTGCAAATTTGGCCATTGCTGGTGCTCTGATGCAAGCGTTAACAAGAAATCCACTTGCATCGCCGCAAATATTTGGTGTAAATGCTGGTGCGTCGTTACTTGTAGTGGCATTCATTATTTTCTTTCCAAACATACAACCATCTTCTCTTGTTTATGCTGCTTTTATAGGCTCAGCATTAGGTGGGGGAATTGTTTATACAATGGCAAGTATTGGTGGCAATTTATCACCTGTTCGGCTAGCATTGGCGGGAATGTCAATTCATTTATTTTTTTCTTCTATAACAGAAGGCCTTATTTATTTTAATGAACAATCTACAGAAACCGTGTTATATTGGCTCGCTGGATCCATAGATGGTAGTCAATGGGCGGATGTAACGATTATCTTACCATGGACATTAACGGGGATAATAATGGCGATCATATTTTCTCGGTCTACTACTATCTTTAATTTGGGAGAGGATATTGCAAAGGGTCTAGGCCAAAAGATTGGATTCATTCGAGTTGTATTAGGTAGTACTGTCGTTCTATTGGCAGGTGCATCCGTTGCGGTTGCTGGCCCCATAGGTTTTATCGGGTTAATGATTCCCCATATTGTAAGGCGCTTTGTTGGAGTAGATTATAGATACATTATTCCATTTTCCGCGTTATTTGGGGCAATACTTTTAGTCAGTGCTGATGTCCTTTCTCGCTTTATTTCCTATCCTTTTGAATCTCCAGTAGGAATCGTGACAGCATTAATGGGAGCACCCTTTTTCTTATATTTAGCACGTAAAGGTGGAAAAGCATCGTGA
- a CDS encoding FecCD family ABC transporter permease, whose amino-acid sequence MKVLNQKITPMLWILLLIVLVVIVATISLGIGSVFINPINAIASSVSEGDHHDLLLIANFRLPRILIALLVGSGLAISGAILQGLLRNPLASPDVIGITKGAGLAAVLVIVLFPKSPFVVIPISAFIGAGLVAIVLYLFAYKKGVASSTLALVGIALGAICNAGIQYLLIKFPVDANVAMVWLTGSLWGRGWDEVVGILPWIIVLLPLTIVLAIKLDILSLGGDIAEGLGENVRKIRFLMFALSVALAGACVAIVGSIGFVGLISAHIARQLVGAKHKYLLPASALIGILLVLISDDLGRGVRPPAEIPAGIMTALIGAPYFLYLLMRESKAR is encoded by the coding sequence ATGAAAGTATTAAATCAAAAGATTACCCCCATGTTATGGATTCTCCTACTTATCGTTCTCGTGGTTATTGTTGCAACGATTAGTTTAGGAATTGGGTCTGTATTTATTAATCCTATTAATGCGATTGCTTCATCGGTTAGCGAAGGTGATCATCATGACTTACTTCTTATTGCAAACTTTCGATTACCTCGAATATTGATTGCATTGCTCGTCGGTTCAGGTCTTGCGATTTCAGGGGCCATTCTTCAAGGGCTCTTACGTAATCCTTTAGCATCACCCGATGTAATTGGGATTACTAAAGGAGCAGGGCTGGCTGCTGTGCTGGTGATTGTCCTCTTTCCAAAATCTCCATTTGTCGTCATCCCCATTTCAGCATTTATTGGGGCGGGATTAGTGGCTATTGTCCTTTATTTATTTGCATATAAGAAAGGAGTAGCATCTTCAACACTTGCTCTTGTTGGGATAGCCCTTGGTGCTATTTGTAATGCAGGAATTCAGTATTTGTTAATTAAATTTCCTGTTGATGCAAATGTTGCCATGGTTTGGTTAACGGGAAGTTTATGGGGGAGAGGCTGGGATGAAGTAGTAGGAATCCTCCCTTGGATTATTGTCTTACTTCCATTGACCATTGTGTTGGCTATTAAATTAGATATCTTAAGTTTAGGTGGTGATATCGCTGAGGGGTTAGGGGAAAATGTTCGTAAAATAAGATTCCTAATGTTTGCTTTATCAGTAGCTCTTGCCGGTGCCTGTGTTGCAATTGTGGGATCTATAGGCTTTGTAGGCCTAATTTCCGCTCACATCGCAAGGCAGCTTGTAGGAGCAAAGCATAAGTATCTGCTCCCTGCATCTGCATTGATTGGTATCTTACTTGTCTTAATTTCTGACGATTTAGGAAGAGGGGTAAGACCTCCAGCTGAGATACCAGCAGGAATCATGACTGCCTTGATAGGAGCACCTTATTTTTTATATTTATTAATGCGAGAGAGTAAGGCCAGATAA